Proteins from a genomic interval of Schaalia odontolytica:
- a CDS encoding Rv2175c family DNA-binding protein — protein MTSADMTLASMDEACRLLGIEERRLKQLIRDRVLIEARGADGSRGIPRDVIVKGANGWEPLAVLQGTLTLLADDGFTSDESLEWLYTLQEELGERPIDALVSGRHHRVNRIASTLAF, from the coding sequence ATGACGAGTGCTGACATGACCCTGGCAAGCATGGACGAGGCCTGCCGACTCCTCGGCATCGAGGAACGCCGCCTGAAGCAGCTGATCCGTGATCGAGTCCTCATTGAGGCGCGCGGAGCAGACGGGAGTCGAGGGATCCCGCGCGACGTGATCGTCAAGGGTGCCAACGGCTGGGAGCCCCTTGCGGTCCTGCAGGGAACGCTCACCCTGCTGGCCGATGACGGGTTCACGTCCGACGAATCCCTGGAATGGCTGTACACGCTCCAGGAGGAACTGGGGGAACGCCCGATTGACGCGCTCGTGTCGGGGCGTCACCACCGCGTCAACCGCATCGCCTCCACGCTCGCCTTCTAG
- the rimM gene encoding ribosome maturation factor RimM (Essential for efficient processing of 16S rRNA), with protein MQLTAAIIGPAHGLRGEVILDVRSDDPSVVAPGMRLDVEGASRVLTVRSVKVHKERVLASFEECESREDAERLRGARLLVEEHPEEDAWYPHQLTGLTARTPAGDVLGTVSGLRPGAAQDLLLVDTPAATVMVPFVSALVPTVDVDRGVVVIDPPPGLFDDHGDDEGNN; from the coding sequence ATGCAGCTCACAGCAGCCATCATCGGACCCGCTCACGGTCTGCGCGGCGAGGTCATTCTAGACGTTCGCAGCGACGACCCCAGCGTTGTGGCGCCCGGGATGCGCCTGGACGTGGAGGGGGCCTCGCGCGTGCTGACGGTGCGTTCGGTGAAGGTACACAAGGAACGAGTGCTGGCCTCCTTCGAGGAGTGCGAGAGCCGCGAGGATGCCGAAAGGCTGCGGGGGGCGCGGCTGCTCGTTGAGGAGCATCCGGAGGAGGATGCCTGGTATCCCCACCAGCTCACGGGACTCACGGCTCGCACACCCGCCGGCGACGTCCTCGGCACGGTCAGCGGCCTGAGGCCCGGAGCGGCGCAGGATCTTCTTCTCGTGGACACCCCCGCTGCAACTGTCATGGTTCCCTTCGTGAGCGCCCTCGTTCCCACCGTCGACGTGGACCGCGGCGTCGTCGTCATTGATCCGCCCCCCGGGCTTTTCGACGACCACGGTGACGACGAGGGAAACAACTAG
- the pknB gene encoding Stk1 family PASTA domain-containing Ser/Thr kinase encodes MSDEQTFDQTDPLIGLLVDERYRVVRRLARGGMATVYIAQDERLDRPVALKVMHPHLADSQDFVARFRREARAAARIVHPGVVSVFDQGVVTGQGFLVMELIDGTNLRQLLRAQGAFTIPQALRYASDTLEALRAAHRMGVIHRDIKPENILVPTDGPAKVTDFGLARAASEVSMSSTGNMLGTVAYIAPEIATTARADARSDIYSVGIMLYEMLTGTVPWAGESPLQIASHHVADDVPSPSASQPWIPREIDDLVAALTAREPASRPADASEAIDLVARTAAAIPAELASRRADVSPGERNDGTRTSALNTEVLSAQFTRPLPPSVPTNAATVHTSAPDLSVAAAPPSRAPRRVALWATLVALLLVAAGVGGSWWWTEYGPGSYLTMPHTTGRPLADVQAELQQLGLPSVVDEEFSDDTPAGSVTRSDPEDGASVHKRAEVQLYVSKGVDMRTVPSVVSLPRDEAEAALSEVGLQVGAISNAYSEDIPAGHVLSQGTPAGSAVRHDSSVDLVLSKGREPRSVPRLAAMSAEAAKNAVEALGLAANVAEAYSDTVPEGQVISQQTAEGSTLYRGDQVAYTVSKGPEKVAVPDVVGRQRDEARAALEGAGFTVQEESILGGFFGTVRATDPAGGTMLKKGSVVTITVV; translated from the coding sequence GTGAGCGATGAACAGACATTCGACCAGACCGATCCGCTGATCGGCCTCCTGGTCGACGAACGATACCGGGTCGTGCGTCGGCTTGCCCGCGGTGGCATGGCGACGGTGTACATCGCGCAGGACGAGCGCCTTGACCGTCCCGTTGCCCTCAAGGTCATGCACCCCCACCTTGCCGATTCCCAGGACTTCGTCGCGCGCTTTCGCCGAGAGGCACGCGCGGCCGCGCGAATCGTTCACCCAGGGGTCGTCTCCGTTTTCGACCAGGGTGTTGTCACGGGCCAAGGATTCTTGGTGATGGAGCTTATCGACGGGACAAATCTTCGTCAGCTTCTTCGCGCGCAGGGGGCCTTCACGATCCCCCAGGCGCTGCGCTACGCCTCCGATACCCTCGAGGCGCTACGAGCCGCTCACCGCATGGGAGTCATCCACCGCGACATCAAGCCCGAGAACATCCTGGTTCCCACGGATGGGCCGGCGAAGGTCACAGACTTCGGGCTGGCTCGCGCCGCCTCCGAGGTGTCAATGTCGTCCACTGGCAACATGCTCGGCACCGTGGCCTACATTGCTCCCGAAATCGCGACCACCGCACGCGCAGATGCGCGCTCCGACATCTACTCCGTGGGCATCATGCTCTACGAAATGCTCACGGGCACGGTGCCGTGGGCGGGCGAGTCACCCCTCCAGATTGCCTCCCATCACGTCGCCGACGACGTTCCCAGCCCGTCGGCTTCCCAGCCGTGGATTCCCCGTGAAATCGACGACCTCGTTGCCGCCCTGACCGCGAGAGAACCCGCGTCGCGCCCGGCAGACGCGTCCGAGGCCATCGACCTGGTCGCGCGCACGGCCGCCGCGATCCCCGCCGAACTTGCGAGCCGCCGCGCCGACGTGTCCCCCGGCGAGCGCAACGATGGCACCCGAACCAGCGCGTTGAACACGGAGGTGCTCTCCGCGCAGTTCACCAGGCCCCTGCCTCCCTCCGTTCCAACGAATGCCGCCACCGTCCACACCTCCGCCCCGGATCTCTCCGTCGCCGCGGCCCCGCCTTCCAGAGCACCGCGACGCGTGGCGCTGTGGGCGACGCTCGTCGCGCTCCTCCTGGTCGCGGCGGGCGTGGGCGGCAGCTGGTGGTGGACCGAGTACGGCCCGGGTTCCTACCTGACGATGCCGCACACGACGGGTCGACCCCTCGCCGACGTTCAAGCCGAACTTCAGCAGCTGGGCTTGCCCTCCGTCGTGGACGAGGAGTTCTCCGACGACACGCCAGCGGGCTCCGTGACGCGCTCCGATCCCGAGGATGGCGCCTCCGTGCACAAGCGCGCCGAGGTCCAGCTCTACGTCTCCAAGGGCGTCGATATGAGGACCGTGCCCAGCGTCGTCTCCCTCCCCCGGGATGAGGCTGAGGCGGCGCTGTCGGAGGTGGGACTGCAGGTCGGAGCAATCAGCAACGCCTACTCCGAGGACATCCCCGCGGGGCACGTGCTCTCCCAGGGAACGCCGGCCGGATCCGCCGTCCGACACGATTCCTCCGTTGATCTCGTCCTGTCCAAGGGACGTGAGCCCCGCTCGGTCCCACGCCTAGCCGCCATGAGCGCGGAGGCCGCGAAGAACGCCGTCGAAGCCCTCGGCCTGGCCGCGAACGTCGCCGAAGCCTACTCCGACACGGTCCCCGAAGGACAGGTCATCTCTCAGCAGACCGCCGAAGGAAGCACCCTCTATCGCGGGGATCAGGTGGCCTACACCGTGTCGAAGGGACCGGAGAAGGTCGCGGTCCCGGACGTTGTCGGCCGCCAGAGGGACGAGGCCCGGGCCGCGCTCGAGGGAGCGGGATTCACCGTGCAGGAGGAGTCGATTCTCGGCGGTTTCTTCGGCACGGTGCGTGCCACCGATCCGGCGGGAGGAACGATGCTGAAGAAGGGGTCCGTCGTGACGATCACCGTCGTCTAA
- the rpsP gene encoding 30S ribosomal protein S16, with protein MAVRIRLKRVGKIHAAQYRVVVVDSRKKRDGRVIEEVGYYDPQPNPSIIRIDSERAQYWLGVGAQPSDQVRNLLVLTGDIAKFNGKADAVSRVQVSEADKAAQAEQAIKEAEAAAEKSKAAASAKKAEEEAAAEAEKTAEEPAGEDA; from the coding sequence GTGGCAGTTCGAATTCGCCTGAAGCGCGTGGGCAAGATCCACGCCGCCCAGTACCGCGTTGTCGTCGTCGATTCCCGCAAGAAGCGCGACGGACGCGTCATCGAAGAGGTCGGCTACTACGATCCTCAGCCGAACCCGTCGATCATTCGCATCGACTCTGAGCGCGCCCAGTACTGGCTCGGTGTCGGCGCTCAGCCCTCCGACCAGGTCCGCAACCTGCTGGTCCTGACCGGTGACATCGCCAAGTTCAACGGCAAGGCCGACGCGGTCTCCCGCGTCCAGGTCTCCGAGGCTGACAAGGCCGCTCAGGCCGAGCAGGCCATCAAGGAAGCCGAGGCCGCCGCCGAAAAGTCCAAGGCTGCTGCTTCCGCCAAGAAGGCTGAGGAAGAGGCCGCTGCCGAGGCCGAGAAGACCGCCGAAGAGCCCGCTGGAGAGGATGCCTGA
- a CDS encoding RNA-binding protein, which produces MLADALEHLVSGIVDHPEDVEVTPRSMRRGQLLEVRVNPEDLGRVIGRGGRTARALRTVMGALSTRGAVRVDVVDTDRE; this is translated from the coding sequence ATGCTCGCCGACGCGTTGGAGCACCTGGTCAGCGGCATCGTTGACCACCCCGAAGATGTCGAGGTGACGCCTCGCTCAATGCGGCGCGGCCAGCTTCTTGAGGTTCGGGTGAATCCGGAAGACCTGGGACGCGTCATTGGACGCGGTGGCCGGACGGCTCGCGCGCTGCGCACCGTCATGGGTGCACTTTCGACGCGCGGCGCTGTCCGCGTTGACGTCGTCGACACGGATCGCGAGTAG
- the ftsY gene encoding signal recognition particle-docking protein FtsY, producing MDAFVSFLQTPWAIVIALAIAVVIGMVIRLVVSSRRSSNEVTSAPHEQVPASGDVAAPAEAEGEATDQPRDGPATEESPTGDAEPSPDKAAPALVERPESVGGRMERLRSRLASSGALGRAILGVLSRGKLSAADWEEIEESLLVADLGLEATDSLMEALKRRVAVESTTDEVRVREILREELLALVGPDMDRSLDLARPTVDGCVKPAVILMVGVNGTGKTTTVGKLARILVADDKSVLLGAADTFRAAAADQLATWGERVGVDVVRSEREGADPASVAFEAVREGIERDVDVVLVDTAGRLQNKSTLMDELGKIKRVMSKQAPVGEVLLVLDATTGQNGMKQAEVFAEATGVTGIVLTKLDGSAKGGIVVSVQRSLGVPVKFVGLGEGADDLAPFDPRGFVDAIVGTASA from the coding sequence ATGGACGCTTTCGTTTCTTTCCTTCAGACGCCCTGGGCGATCGTCATTGCACTGGCGATCGCCGTGGTCATCGGGATGGTCATCCGCCTCGTGGTTTCCTCCCGCCGCTCCTCCAACGAGGTCACCTCGGCGCCGCACGAACAGGTGCCCGCCTCCGGTGACGTCGCCGCTCCTGCCGAGGCCGAGGGCGAGGCAACCGACCAGCCGCGTGACGGCCCTGCGACCGAAGAGTCGCCGACGGGCGACGCCGAGCCATCGCCCGACAAGGCCGCACCCGCGCTCGTCGAGCGCCCCGAATCCGTTGGCGGGCGCATGGAGCGCCTGCGTAGCCGCCTGGCCTCCTCCGGCGCCCTCGGGCGCGCGATCCTCGGGGTCCTCAGCAGAGGCAAGCTCAGTGCGGCAGACTGGGAGGAGATCGAGGAGTCGCTCCTCGTGGCTGACCTCGGCTTGGAGGCGACCGACTCCCTGATGGAGGCGCTCAAGCGCCGCGTCGCCGTCGAATCAACGACCGACGAGGTTCGCGTCCGCGAGATCCTGCGAGAGGAGCTCCTTGCGCTCGTCGGCCCCGACATGGATCGATCCCTCGATCTTGCCAGGCCGACGGTCGATGGCTGCGTCAAGCCGGCGGTGATCCTCATGGTCGGCGTCAATGGAACCGGCAAGACGACAACCGTCGGCAAGCTCGCCCGCATTCTCGTGGCCGACGACAAATCCGTGCTCCTGGGGGCCGCTGACACGTTCCGCGCCGCGGCCGCCGACCAGCTGGCCACATGGGGCGAGCGCGTGGGTGTCGACGTCGTCCGATCCGAGAGGGAGGGAGCCGACCCCGCCTCGGTCGCTTTCGAGGCGGTGCGTGAGGGCATCGAACGCGACGTTGACGTCGTTCTCGTCGACACCGCTGGCAGGCTTCAGAACAAGTCGACCCTCATGGACGAGCTCGGCAAGATCAAGCGCGTCATGAGCAAGCAGGCCCCCGTCGGCGAGGTTCTCCTCGTCCTCGACGCGACGACCGGTCAGAACGGCATGAAGCAGGCCGAGGTGTTCGCCGAGGCCACGGGAGTCACCGGCATCGTGCTCACCAAGCTCGATGGCTCTGCCAAGGGGGGCATCGTCGTGTCCGTCCAACGCTCCCTCGGCGTTCCCGTCAAGTTCGTCGGACTGGGGGAGGGCGCCGACGACCTGGCACCCTTCGATCCGCGGGGTTTTGTCGACGCGATCGTCGGCACCGCCTCCGCCTGA
- a CDS encoding polyprenyl synthetase family protein — translation MSLSDSFSVLRPLIDEATSEHLSGLLVRAGASTRGEEFTQAVLSAASGGKRFRALMAHVGYCLGAGLALGEVFLPHLSAALELYQASALVHDDIIDRANERRGAPTPHRLLADHHGRRRWMGSPTDFGEHAAILVGDFLFSAATDAADAQALLLDEAAAESFTRRFADMHAEVALGQYLDIVAEQTPLDPHRDDAVSGADALDVALHKSAHYSVVHPAALGAICASAPPGQVSTLLAILDSVLTPWGLAFQLRDDDLGVFGDPQVTGKPAGDDLREGKRTVLLALTWEASTPSERRELTRVLAVPTASPREIGAATRIVARNGRDAHEETIARLVADGHAALQRANVGDEARRMLAELCSLLTARRS, via the coding sequence ATGAGTCTGAGCGACAGTTTCTCCGTTCTGCGTCCCCTCATCGACGAGGCCACGTCCGAGCACCTGAGCGGCCTCCTCGTGCGCGCGGGGGCCTCCACCCGCGGTGAAGAGTTCACTCAGGCGGTGCTCTCAGCCGCGTCGGGCGGCAAGCGCTTTCGCGCCCTCATGGCTCACGTCGGCTATTGTCTGGGCGCCGGGCTTGCGCTGGGCGAGGTGTTTCTCCCCCACCTGAGTGCCGCACTCGAGCTCTACCAGGCCAGCGCCCTCGTTCACGACGACATTATCGATCGCGCAAACGAGCGTCGGGGAGCCCCCACGCCTCATCGTCTCCTAGCCGATCACCACGGCCGCAGGCGGTGGATGGGCAGCCCCACCGACTTCGGCGAGCACGCGGCGATCCTGGTCGGCGACTTCCTCTTCTCTGCCGCCACCGATGCGGCAGATGCGCAGGCGCTCCTCCTTGACGAGGCCGCCGCCGAGTCCTTCACCCGCCGCTTCGCCGACATGCACGCCGAGGTTGCTCTGGGCCAGTATCTCGACATCGTCGCCGAGCAAACCCCGCTCGACCCGCATCGCGACGACGCGGTCAGCGGCGCCGATGCTCTGGATGTCGCACTCCACAAGTCGGCACACTACTCGGTCGTGCATCCCGCGGCGCTCGGCGCGATCTGTGCGTCCGCCCCGCCCGGGCAGGTGAGCACCCTCCTGGCGATCCTCGATTCTGTGCTGACGCCGTGGGGGCTCGCCTTCCAGCTGCGCGACGACGACCTGGGCGTGTTTGGGGATCCTCAGGTGACGGGCAAACCCGCGGGAGACGACCTCAGGGAGGGCAAGCGGACCGTGCTGCTGGCCCTCACGTGGGAGGCATCCACGCCGAGCGAACGGCGCGAGCTGACTCGTGTTCTCGCGGTGCCCACCGCCTCGCCGCGCGAGATCGGCGCCGCGACACGCATCGTCGCACGCAACGGCCGCGACGCACACGAGGAAACGATTGCTCGTCTCGTCGCCGACGGGCACGCTGCCCTTCAGCGGGCGAACGTGGGCGATGAGGCCCGACGCATGCTCGCCGAGCTGTGCTCTCTTCTCACCGCACGGCGCTCGTAG
- the ffh gene encoding signal recognition particle protein, producing the protein MFGNLSDRLTQSFRTLRSRGVLTESDVDHAISDIRRALIDADVALPVVRQFTTQVRDKAYGAARSKALNPGQQVVSIVHDELVEILGGATRELNFAESGPTVFMLAGLQGAGKTTLAGKLGKWLREEGKTVLLVASDLQRPNAVQQLQVVGERAGVKVWAPEPGNGVGNPVEVARSGVDFARKSGINVVIVDTAGRLGVDQEMMDQAIAIRDAVSPHEIMFVLDAMVGQDAVSTSTAFRDGVGFTGVVLSKLDGDARGGAALSVRGVTGAPILFASTGEGLDDFERFHPDRMAGRILDMGDILTLIEQAEKKMDAEEAEKVAAKAMAGELTLGDFLSQLQQIKKLGSMKKMLGMIPGAAQLRDQIDNFDEREVDRVEAIVRSMTPAERDDVSILNGSRRARIARGSGTSVTDVNQLVQRFEAAREMMGQMGQMGGGVPGMGALPGRGGKAKQKANARKAQAQRARLKKKARSGNPAKRRQQELEAMLPPSERSSAPGSSFGGQQSAHAPRPTLDDLPDDVKRMLGQL; encoded by the coding sequence GTGTTTGGAAACCTGTCAGATCGTCTGACCCAATCCTTCCGCACCCTGCGCAGCCGCGGGGTCCTGACCGAGTCGGACGTCGATCATGCGATTTCTGACATCCGTCGAGCCCTCATCGACGCCGACGTCGCCCTGCCCGTCGTCCGGCAGTTCACCACCCAGGTACGTGACAAGGCCTATGGCGCGGCGCGCTCCAAGGCACTCAACCCCGGCCAACAGGTTGTGTCCATCGTCCACGACGAGCTCGTGGAGATTCTTGGCGGAGCGACCCGTGAGCTGAACTTTGCCGAGTCGGGACCCACCGTCTTCATGCTGGCGGGCCTCCAGGGCGCCGGTAAGACGACGCTGGCCGGTAAGCTCGGTAAGTGGCTGCGCGAGGAGGGCAAGACCGTTCTCCTGGTAGCCTCGGACCTGCAGCGCCCCAACGCCGTCCAGCAGCTCCAGGTTGTCGGCGAGCGCGCCGGTGTGAAGGTGTGGGCGCCCGAGCCGGGCAATGGCGTCGGCAATCCCGTTGAGGTTGCGCGCTCCGGCGTCGACTTCGCTCGCAAGAGCGGCATCAACGTCGTCATTGTCGATACCGCCGGTCGCCTGGGTGTCGACCAGGAGATGATGGATCAGGCCATCGCCATCCGCGACGCGGTGAGCCCGCACGAGATCATGTTCGTCCTTGACGCGATGGTCGGCCAGGACGCGGTCTCGACGTCGACGGCCTTCCGTGACGGCGTTGGCTTCACCGGCGTCGTCCTGTCGAAGCTGGACGGCGACGCGCGAGGCGGAGCCGCGCTGTCCGTGCGAGGCGTCACGGGCGCACCGATTCTCTTCGCCTCCACCGGTGAGGGCCTCGACGACTTCGAGCGTTTCCACCCCGATCGCATGGCCGGGCGCATCCTCGACATGGGCGACATCCTCACGCTCATCGAACAGGCCGAAAAGAAGATGGACGCCGAGGAGGCGGAGAAGGTCGCCGCCAAGGCGATGGCCGGGGAGCTGACCCTCGGCGACTTCCTCAGCCAGCTCCAGCAGATCAAGAAGCTGGGCTCCATGAAGAAGATGCTCGGAATGATCCCCGGAGCGGCGCAGCTGCGCGATCAGATCGACAACTTCGACGAACGAGAGGTCGATCGCGTGGAGGCCATCGTTCGCTCGATGACGCCCGCCGAACGCGACGACGTCTCCATCCTCAACGGCTCGCGCCGGGCGCGCATCGCCCGGGGATCGGGAACCAGCGTCACCGACGTCAACCAGCTCGTCCAGCGCTTCGAGGCCGCGCGCGAGATGATGGGACAGATGGGACAGATGGGTGGGGGAGTGCCCGGAATGGGGGCCCTGCCCGGTCGCGGCGGAAAGGCCAAGCAGAAGGCCAACGCCCGTAAGGCCCAGGCTCAGCGCGCCCGCCTGAAGAAGAAGGCGCGCTCGGGTAACCCCGCGAAGCGCCGCCAGCAGGAGCTGGAGGCGATGCTCCCCCCGTCGGAGCGTAGCTCCGCGCCGGGCTCCTCCTTCGGCGGACAGCAGAGCGCCCACGCCCCGCGTCCCACGCTTGACGACCTCCCCGACGACGTCAAGCGCATGCTCGGTCAGCTCTGA
- a CDS encoding amidohydrolase family protein, with amino-acid sequence MLIAGVCLWAQEASARPRWVRGTWRVDDGVIRRVSERYEDGAWRVPFLVPAMADSHCHIGYSEKGSVSGNEMVRQARHTLESGVTLVRDCGVPVDNSVVVGPTGLRLVRCGRHVARPKRYLRDLPIDVEDQRDLPRVVGTLAAQSDGWVKLVGDWIDRSGGADADLLPLWDAQVLADAVAAAHHLGARVAVHAFSHRVIDSLIEAGVDDIEHGSGIDPDQAAEIASRGIAVTPTLRQVELFADFASQAASKYPVYAATMSAMHAERREHFQMLVDAGILLLMGTDSGGYQEHGSIAGELALWTQWGADPGLVVDAATWQTRRYLGFEGLTDGAAADFLVLDEDPTRDPLALARPRCVYVGGHLVSDRP; translated from the coding sequence ATGCTGATCGCGGGCGTGTGCCTGTGGGCGCAGGAGGCCTCGGCGCGCCCCCGCTGGGTGAGGGGCACCTGGCGCGTCGACGACGGGGTGATTCGCAGGGTATCCGAGCGCTACGAGGACGGAGCTTGGCGTGTCCCCTTCCTCGTCCCGGCCATGGCGGACTCGCACTGCCACATCGGATACTCCGAGAAGGGCAGCGTAAGCGGCAACGAGATGGTGCGCCAGGCGAGGCACACGCTCGAAAGCGGCGTGACCCTGGTGCGTGACTGCGGGGTCCCGGTCGACAACTCCGTCGTCGTCGGCCCGACCGGGCTGCGCCTCGTTCGGTGTGGCAGGCACGTCGCGCGACCCAAGCGCTACCTGCGGGACCTTCCCATCGACGTCGAAGACCAGCGTGACCTCCCGCGTGTCGTCGGCACGTTGGCAGCCCAATCCGACGGCTGGGTCAAGCTGGTGGGGGACTGGATCGACCGTTCGGGCGGCGCAGACGCGGACCTGCTGCCCCTGTGGGACGCGCAGGTCCTGGCCGATGCGGTTGCAGCCGCCCACCACCTCGGTGCGCGCGTCGCCGTTCACGCTTTCTCTCATCGGGTTATCGACTCGCTCATCGAGGCCGGCGTGGACGACATCGAGCACGGAAGCGGCATCGACCCGGACCAGGCCGCAGAGATCGCCTCCCGGGGCATCGCGGTGACCCCGACGCTTCGCCAAGTCGAGCTCTTCGCGGACTTCGCCTCCCAAGCCGCGTCAAAGTATCCGGTGTATGCCGCGACGATGAGCGCCATGCACGCCGAGCGTCGGGAGCACTTCCAGATGCTCGTTGATGCCGGCATCCTCCTCCTGATGGGCACCGACTCGGGCGGCTACCAGGAGCACGGCTCGATTGCCGGCGAACTCGCCCTGTGGACCCAGTGGGGAGCCGACCCCGGCCTCGTCGTGGACGCCGCCACCTGGCAAACGCGCCGCTACCTGGGCTTCGAAGGGCTGACGGACGGAGCCGCAGCCGACTTTCTCGTGCTTGACGAGGACCCGACACGAGATCCGCTCGCGCTCGCGAGACCGCGCTGCGTCTACGTCGGTGGCCACCTGGTCTCGGACCGCCCATGA
- a CDS encoding RNA polymerase sigma factor, with protein MKGTRVSASRASVKDSATNEEITEVTPAAKKNTRGKKASSASKKTPAAVPEGGEKESADRKPAAKKGSAKKASAKKAAQAASDAGADKPAKKRSAKKADASDAGGDKTAKKTTRGRKKKEAEVAEEVIDDIETGDDEDFEPTGEDLKDPDLETDADDEDESDVEEEAEEEDPKAFEGAALRERTNAGIHVKGGFVVSDSDETDEPVQQVTVAGATADPVKDYLKQIGKVSLLNAEQEVDLARRIEAGLYAEYKLKNQADEMTSRERRELHFLAQDGQQAKNHLLEANLRLVVSLAKRYTGRGMQFLDLIQEGNLGLIRAVEKFDYTKGYKFSTYATWWIRQAITRAMADQARTIRIPVHMVEVINKLARVQRQMLQDLGREPTPEELAKELDMTAEKVVEVQKYGREPISLHTPLGEDGDSEFGDLIEDSEAIVPADAVSFTLLQEQLHHVLDTLSEREAGVVSMRFGLGDGQPKTLDEIGKVYGVTRERIRQIESKTMSKLRHPSRSQVLRDYLD; from the coding sequence ATGAAAGGGACCCGTGTGAGTGCATCGCGCGCTTCGGTAAAGGACTCCGCGACAAACGAGGAGATCACGGAGGTGACACCCGCCGCGAAGAAGAACACCCGCGGCAAGAAGGCGTCCTCCGCGTCCAAGAAGACGCCCGCGGCCGTGCCTGAGGGTGGGGAGAAGGAGTCTGCCGACCGCAAGCCCGCCGCGAAGAAGGGGAGCGCGAAGAAGGCGAGTGCGAAGAAGGCCGCCCAGGCGGCCTCCGACGCGGGCGCGGACAAGCCAGCCAAGAAGAGGAGCGCGAAGAAGGCCGACGCCTCGGACGCGGGCGGGGACAAGACCGCTAAGAAGACGACGCGAGGACGCAAGAAGAAGGAAGCCGAGGTCGCCGAGGAGGTCATCGACGACATCGAGACCGGTGACGACGAGGACTTCGAACCCACGGGGGAGGATCTGAAGGATCCGGACCTGGAGACCGACGCCGACGACGAGGATGAGAGCGACGTCGAGGAAGAGGCCGAGGAGGAGGATCCCAAGGCCTTTGAGGGAGCGGCTCTGCGCGAGCGCACCAACGCGGGAATCCACGTCAAGGGCGGTTTCGTCGTCTCCGACTCTGACGAAACCGACGAGCCGGTCCAGCAGGTCACGGTCGCGGGAGCAACCGCAGACCCGGTGAAGGACTACCTCAAGCAGATCGGTAAGGTATCCCTGCTGAACGCCGAGCAGGAGGTCGACCTCGCCCGACGCATTGAGGCCGGCCTGTATGCGGAGTACAAGCTGAAGAACCAGGCCGACGAGATGACCAGTCGCGAACGCCGCGAATTGCACTTCCTCGCCCAGGACGGACAGCAGGCCAAGAACCACCTCCTCGAGGCAAACCTGCGCCTCGTCGTGTCCCTGGCCAAGCGCTACACGGGGCGCGGCATGCAGTTTCTCGACCTGATCCAGGAGGGCAACCTCGGCCTCATTCGAGCGGTCGAGAAGTTCGACTACACGAAGGGCTACAAGTTCTCCACCTACGCGACCTGGTGGATTCGCCAGGCGATCACGCGCGCAATGGCCGATCAGGCGCGCACGATTCGCATTCCCGTGCACATGGTCGAGGTCATCAACAAGCTCGCCCGCGTGCAGCGTCAGATGCTGCAGGATCTGGGACGCGAGCCCACGCCAGAGGAGTTGGCCAAGGAACTTGACATGACGGCCGAGAAGGTCGTTGAGGTCCAGAAGTACGGTCGCGAGCCCATTTCGCTGCACACCCCCCTGGGCGAGGACGGCGACTCCGAGTTTGGCGATCTCATTGAGGACTCCGAGGCCATCGTTCCCGCCGACGCCGTCTCCTTCACGCTCCTGCAGGAGCAGCTCCACCACGTGCTCGACACCCTGTCGGAGCGCGAGGCCGGAGTCGTGTCCATGCGCTTTGGGCTCGGCGATGGTCAGCCGAAGACGCTGGACGAGATTGGCAAGGTCTACGGCGTGACGCGCGAACGCATCCGGCAGATCGAATCCAAGACGATGTCGAAGCTTCGTCACCCCTCGCGCTCGCAGGTGCTGCGCGACTACCTCGACTAA